The DNA sequence GAACGACCTGCCGTGCCGGACTCCTGCTGGATCATCCGCTCCGCGAATGGTGAACTCCGACATGACTTTCGGGTAGCCCCAGATCGTGCGCCCGGCTTCCAGAGTGAAGGACTGGTCCACTGGCAGATGGTGCACGAAGGCGCCCGCCGACTGCAGCGCCGAGAACCCGCTCGCACTCGAGCCGGGCGGATTGACCATGACGTTGGTGCCGTACTCGTAGTACGCACCCAGGTCGGTGTCCTCGTAGCGCATGAGCATCAGCACCACCATCGCCCGGTTACGGGCGAACCGGCACACCTGCAGGCCGCTGTAGTCGATCATGGCCTGCGCGGCGTCGGCGTCCACCACGAACATCGCGGTGTGCTGATGCGCGGTGCGCACCCGCACCGGCATGGTGAGCACCGTTCCGGCGATCGTGTGTGTGGACGCGTTCGTGGCTTCGGTCACACCGTCAATCTAGAACGTGTTCTAGACACACTGCAAGAAGTGTCTAGACCAGCGCAGCCAGATCGCGGATCTGTTCGGGCGAGCGTGCGCCCACCACCATCATGGTGACCCCGGAGGCCTCCCACGCTTTGATCTGCTCCTGCACATACGCCAGGTCGCCCACAATGGCCGAATCGTCGACGAGTTCGTCGGGGATCACCTTGGCCGCCTCGTCCTTGCGGTCACTCCTGAAGAGTTTGGTGACCTCGTCGACGACCTCGGCATAACCCATGCGCCGGTAGACGTCGGCGTGGAAGTTGGTGCCCTCGGCGCCCATACCGCCCACGTAGAGCGCCAGATGCGGCTTCATCAGCTCCATGATCGCCGGCCGATCGTCGGTGACGACCACCTGCGCGGTCGCACAGATCTCGAACGTCTCGCGGGTGTGCCGCGCACCCGGGCGGGCGAAACCCTCGTCGAGCCACTCGTTGTACATGGTCGCGATGCGCGGGGAGTAGAAGATCGGCAGCCAGCCGTCGGCGATCTCGGCGGCCAGTGCGACGTTCTTGGGTCCCTCGGCCCCGAGCATGATCGGGATGTCGGGGCGTAGCGGGTGGGTGATCGGCTTGAGGTTCTTGCCCAGCCCGGTGGTCCCCTCCCCGGTCAGCGGCAACGGATAGTGCGGTCCGTCGCTGTGCACCGGCGCTTCCCGGGCCCACACCTGCCGGATGATGTCGATGTACTCACGGGTCCGGGCCAGCGGCTTGGGGAACTTCTGGCCGTACCAGCCCTCGACAACCTGCGGCCCGGACACCCCGAGACCGAGGATGTGGCGGCCGCCGGAGAGGTGGTCGAGGGTCAGCGCCGCCATCGCGCACGCGGTCGGGGTGCGCGCCGACAGCTGGATCACCGAGGTGCCCAGCCGCATGCGCGTCGTCTCGCGGCCCCACCACGCCAACGGCGTGTAGGCGTCCGAACCCCAGGCCTCGGCGGTGAACACGGTGTCGAAGCCGACCTCTTCGGCGGTGGACACCAGTTCGGCATGGTTGGTCGGTGGTTGCGCACCCCAATATCCGAGCTGCAGACCCAGTTTCATCCGATCCGCCTTTCCGGGAAGCCACAGCCGTCCCTTGAAACCATTCTTAGAACCTGTTCTACTCGATGCTGTGACCACCAGCCAAAGCAGCCCGGTGCAGATCGATCCGCATGAACCGCCACTTTCCGCTCCTCTGAAGCTGGCATTCGACTACACCCGTTCAGTCGGACCACTCCTCGGTCAGTTCTTCACCGCGCTGCGCGAGCGGCGCATCGTCGGGGTTCGCGGTTCGGACGGACGCGTGTTGGTCCCGCCCGCTGAGTATGACCCCGTCACCTACGAGGCTTTGACCGAGGTCGTGCCCGTGGCCAGCGTCGGCACCGTCGTGTCGTGGACGTGGCAGTCCCACCCGTTGGAAGGGCAACCGCTGGATCGGCCGTTCGCGTGGGCGCTGATCCGCCTCGACGGCGCCGACACCCCGATGCTGCACGCCGTCGACGCCGACGGACCCGACGCGATCAGCACCGGCGCCCGGGTACACGCGCACTGGGTCGACGAGCCGGCCGGCGCGATCACCGACATCGCCTACTTCTCGCTGGGTGACACCGCCGAAGAAGTGCCGGAGCCGCCGCAGGGGCTGGACCCGGTGACGATGCTCGTCGTGCCCAGCTGGATCGAGATCCAGCACACCGCATCCCAGCCTGAAAGCGCGTTCCTGCGAGCGTTGGAACAGGGCAAGCTGCTGGGGGCCCGCACCGGTTCCGACGGCAAGGTGTACTTCCCGCCGAAGGAGGCCAACCCGGCGACGGGCCAGCCGCTCGACCAGTACATCGAACTGGCCGACACCGGTACCGTCACGACGTTCGCGATCATCAACATCCCGTTCGCCGGACAGCGGATCAAGCCGCCGTATGTGGCCGCCTACGTGCTGCTCGACGGTGCCGACATCCCGGTGCTGCACCTCGTCGCCGACATCGAGGCCGACCAGGTGCGGATGGGGATGCGGGTGCAGGCGGTCTGGAAGCCTCGCGAGGAGTGGGGCCTGGGCATCGACAACATCGAGTACTTCCGGCCGACGGGCGAACCCGACGCCGACTACGACACCTACAAGCATCACCTGTAAAGGGACTTTCGTGAGCAGAGAAGTTGCCGTCGTCGGGTTCTCGCACGCACCGCATGTGCGTCGCACCGACGGGACCACCAACGGTGTCGAGATGTTGATGCCGTGCTTCGCCGAGATCTACGACGACCTCGGCATCACCAAGGCCGACATCGGATTCTGGTGTTCGGGGTCGTCGGACTACCTTGCCGGACGGGCCTTCTCGTTCATCTCGGCGATCGACTCCATCGGCGCGGTGCCACCGATCAACGAGTCGCATGTCGAGATGGACGCGGCCTGGGCGCTCTACGAGGCCTACATCAAGATCCTCACCGGGGAGGTCGACACCGCGCTGGTCTACGGTTTCGGCAAATCCTCGGCCGGAACGTTGCGCCGGGTGCTGGCCCTGCAGACCGACCCGTACACCGTCGCGCCGCTGTGGCCCGACTCGGTGAGCATGGCCGGGTTGCAGGCGCGCATGGGCCTCGACGCCGGCACCTGGACCGAAGAGCAGATGGCGCAGGTCGCCCTGGATGCCCAGGCCGCCGGCCCGCGGGTGGACCGACTCGAATCGGGCGGAACCGTCGAAGAGTTGCTCGCCCAGCCGTTCTTCGCCGATCCGTTGCGTCGCCACGACATCGCGCCGATCACCGACGGCGCGTCGGCGATCGTGCTCGCCGCCGACGACCGGGCGCGTGAGTTGCGTGAGCGGCCGGCCTGGATCTCGGGCATCGAGCACCGTATCGAGACCCCGGTCCTCGGAGCGCGCGAGCTGACCACGTCGCCGTCGACGGCCGCATCGGCGGCGGCGGCCACCAACGGTGATGCCTCCTCCATCGAGCTCGCCGAGATCTACGCTCCGTTCAGCCATCAGCAGCTCATCCTGACCGAGGCGATCGGACTGTCCGACAGTACGAAGATCAACCCGTCCGGTGGCGCGCTCGCCGCCAACCCGATGTTCTCGGCGGGCCTCGAGCGCATCGGTTTCGCCGCCCGCCACGTCTTCGCCGGCGAGGCCTCCCGGGTACTCGCCCACGCAACGAGTGGGCCTGCGCTGCAGCAGAATCTGGTCGCGGTTTTGGAAGGGCGTTGAGACATGGCTGACGGAGCAAAGAAGAATCTCGCCGCCGTCCTGGGCACCGGGCAGACGAAGTACGTCGCCAAACGCAAGGACGTGTCGATGAACGGCCTGGTGCGCGAGGCCATCGACAAGGCTCTGGCCGACTCCGAGTGCACGATGGACGACATCGATGCCGTCGTGGTGGGCAAGGCGCCGGACTTCTTCGAGGGCGTCATGATGCCGGAGCTGTTCATGGCCGACGCCACCGGCGCGACGAACAAACCGCTGATCCGCGTGCACACCGCGGGCTCGGTGGGCGGCTCGACCGCCATCGTGGCCGCGAGCCTGGTGCAGTCGGGCAAGTACCGCCGCGTGCTGACCATGGCATGGGAGAAGCAGTCGGAGTCCAACGCCATGTGGGCGCTGAGCATCCCGGTGCCGTTCACCAAGCCGGTGGGCGCCGGCGCCGGCGGATACTTCGCCCCGCACATCCGCGCCTACATCCGCCGTTCCGGAGCGCCGACGCACATCGGTGCCATGGTCGCGGTCAAGGACCGCCTCAACGGCGCGAAAAACCCACTGGCACATCTTCATCAGCCCGACATCACGCTGGAGAAGGTGCTCGAGTCGCCGATGCTGTGGGATCCGATCCGCTACGACGAGACCTGCCCGTCCTCGGACGGTGCGGCCGCCCTGGTGATCGGCGACGAAGCCACCGCCGACGCGCGCGTCGCCGACGGCCACCCGGTGGCATGGATCCACGCGACCGCGCTGCGCACCGAACCTCTCGCGTACGCGGGGCGCGACCAGGTCAACCCGCAGGCCAGCCGCGACGCCGCCGCGGCGCTGTGGAAGGCGGCCGGCATCACCAGCCCCATCGACGAGATCGATGTCGGCGAGGTCTACGTGCCGTTCTCCTGGTATGAACCGATGTGGCTGGAGAGCCTGGGCTTCGCCGCCGAGGGCGAGGGGTGGAAGCTCACCGAGGCCGGCGAAACCGCCATCGGCGGGCGCATCCCGTTCAACCCGTCCGGCGGGGTGCTGTCGTCCAACCCGATCGGCGCGTCCGGCATGATCCGCTTCGCCGAGTCGGCCATCCAGGTGATGAACAAGGCTGGCGATCACCAGGTTCCCGGCGCCAAGAAGGCGCTCGGACACGCCTACGGCGGTGGCGCCCAGTACTACTCGATGTGGGTGGTCGGCAGCGAGAAACCGGCCAGCTCCGCCTCATGAGCCGTATGCAGTACACCTGCAGCGTCGCCATGGGACCGGTCGACCAGCTCGTCGAGATCGCCCGCACCGCCGAGGAAGTCGGCTTCGATTCGATCGCGCTTCCCGACTCGTTGTTCTACATGGAAAAGCAGGCGGCCGATTACCCGTACACACCCGACGGGTCGCGGATGTGGGACGAGAACACCCCGTGGGTCGACCCGCTGATCGCCGCGGGCGCCATGGGCGCGGTGACCTCCACGCTGCGCTTCTACACCAACGTGATGAAGCTCGGCTCGCGCAATCCGCTCCTGCTGGCACGGCAGGTCGGCTCGGTGGCCAACCTGACGAGCAACCGGTTCGGCTTCGGTGTCGGAATCGGTTGGGCACCGGAGGAGTTCGAGTGGTGCGGGGTGCCCTACGCCAAGCGCGGCAAGCGTGTCGACGAGATGATCGAGGTCATCAAGCTGGTGCTGGCCGGCGGCATGGTCGAGTTCCACGGTCAGTTCTACGACTTCGACCGCTTGCAGATGAGCCCGGCCCCCAGCGAGCCGGTGCCGTTCTACGTCGGCGGACACACCGAAGTGGCGCTCAAGCGCGCCGCCCGTGTCGGTGACGGTTGGACCAGCGCGATGATGACGGGCGACCAACTGGCCGAGACCATCGGCAAGCTCAACGCATTACGTACCGAATACGGCCGCGCCGACGAACCATTCGAGTTCCAGGCGGTGTGCATCGACAAGTTCGGCGTGGACGGTCATCGTGAGCTCGCCGAGATCGGGGTCACCGACAACATCGTGATCCCGTGGGTGTTCGACGGATTGGGTTTCGACGCCCCGATCGAAAAGAAGAAGGATTCGCTGAAGCGCTTTGCCGACACCTACATCCACTCGGGCTGGCAGGACGACTAGGGCTCTTCTGGCACTAGCTTCGGTGTTGAGCCTGAGCTTGAGGGATATCGCGTTTCAGCTGCCATCCGATGAGCTGCCGGCGTTGGTCGAGTACGCGTTGCCCGGTGCCGGGTGATACCCCAACGATTCCCCTCCGGTCGTCCAGCGACAGGATCTCATCGCGACAGCGACGTCAGCCTCGGATAGAGGATCGCTGGACCGAGCCATCGCGTCACAAAGCGGCGTAGTGCGATGCCGTTGCGCCGCGACTGTCCGGGATCAACGAGAAGGGACTGAACTGTGCGCAAGATTATTTCGGCGAGTTCATCCAGCGCAGCGTCGTCGTGAAACCCGTGAAGTGCCCAATCAACATCAAGACGGCGGAATACCGACAAGCAGAACGCCATCGCGGTGTCGGAGGTGAGCGAAATGGCGGCTTCCCCCTCCGTCCGTCGCGTCAGGAGAGCTTCCAGCTGCGGATCGCCGGCGAGATTCTCGACGCCGAACGAGACGCTCTCGACAATCGCAGCGACCGGGTCGTTGAGGCCGTTGGCGCGTTCGATCACCTGGTCGATGAACCCGTTGACCGCACGCATTGCGCTGGCGATGAGGAGGGCGTCGGCATTCGGAAAATAGCGGTACACCGTCTGACGGGTGACACCGAGCCTGCGGGCGACGTCGGCAAGGCGTATGCCCGACCCGTGCTGGGCGACCTCGTCGTCCACCGCATCCAGAATTCGCGAGATAGCCTCCTCGTCCGATGACGGTGTGACGCCCGCCCACCCACGACTACGCATCAGCGGCTACGAGCTGTTCGCTGGTGAATTCGATCGGAAGCGTCGTCGGACCTGTCATACCCAGCAGAGACTTCCACGGTGCCGGACCGGTGCGATTGGCGACGGGCAGACGGCGAGTCAGGACGACCAGCGCTTCGGCCAGTTCACGGCGCGCGAGGTTTGCCCCCAGGCAGTAGTGCGCGCCACCGCCGAAGGTCATGATTGCCGGAACGTCCTTGCGCGAAATGTCGAATCGATCGGCATCGTCGTAGATCACCGGATCGCGATTGGCAGCGAAGGTGTTCGCGAGGACAAAGGTCCCCGCCGGGAACAGGTAGCCGCCGAACTCGACATCCTCGACCGCCGCTCGTGGCGCGATACACGCTGCTGGTGAGTGGCGCATGGTCTCTTCGACCGCCTGCATGGCAAGCTCTGGGTGCTCACGCAGCTTCTGCCACTGATCTGGATGCTCGCAGAGAACCTGCACCGATGCCGCCAGTTGGTTTCGGGTCGTGTCGGTGCCTGCCATCAAGAAACCGGCCACCAGCATCCGGAGTTCGTCGAGGTCGAGACGGTCACCTTCGCTTTCCGCGCGGATGAGCTCGGAGAGCAGATCGTCGGTCAGATTGTGTCGGCGGGCGGCGACCATGTCGTCGACATACGCGTCGAGTTCGCGCCACGCGTCCATGATCGCCGCTTCGTCGAAGGTGACATCCGGCTGGAAGTTCAGCGCCTTGAATATCTCTTCTGTCCAGTCTGCGAACAGTTGCCAGTCCTCGCGAGGCGCACCGAGCAGCGCGCACATCACCGGCGTGGGGTAGGGACGCGCGATGTCGGTCACGACGTCGCACCGCCCTGCGTCTTCCACCCGATCGATCAGCGTGTTCACCACCGCGCGGATCGTCTCATCCAGGCGTGATGTCGCACGCGGGGTGAACGCCTTGGAAACCAGTTTGCGTAACCGGACGTGCGGTGGCCCGTCGAGCCCCAAGAGGCTGTTGGCCATCTTGTCGTACAGCGGTCCCGACGTGATGCCTTGCGCCGCAAGCGTGATACCCGGCGGCAATCTGAACCTGTGGTCTCGCAGTATCTCGCGAACCATGTTGTAAGACAGGATTTCCGGGCCAAGGGGGCCGATGGCGATAGGCGCCCGCGATTGTGCCTCTCGAGCATCGTCGACCACGTCGTGTGGCGTGGCAGCCAGGCTGTAGTCGAGGGTGGGAAGACCAGCTTCAAAGACATTGGGGGCGGTGCTGTGCGCGGTCATCCGAACCTCACCTTCCACCGGAGCTATAAGACATTTACGTGTGAAACGTATGACCAGAAGGACGCTGCGGTCAATACCTCGTCGATAATCATCAGCAAATCGGCACGGCCGGGACCGGTGATCATACGTTTCATTCTCATACGTCCCACCAGGAGGAGGGGCCGCTACGGCGCGTCCTATGAGCCGGCGCCCTCCCGAGCACCTCGGCATCCACACCACACCGTATTGACCAGGGCAGCCACACCGGCGTCGTCCAGCGGCGCCATCCCCAGCATCAGCCGGTAGTACGGCGGAGAGACGAGTGCATCCACCGCGACCTCGACGTCGGTGTGGACAGGCAGTTCCCCGGCCGCCACGGCGTCGCGCAGCGTCACGGCGACCGCCGCGCGACGCGGGGTGATCCACTGATCCATCAACGCGCGCTCGATCGCCGGGTCGGATGCCGAGGCGGCGATGACGTTACGCAACAATGGCCCCACGGCGGGGTCGGCGACAAGCCCGAACAACGCGCCGACGTGATGCTCCAACGCCTGCACCGTCGTGCTGCCGGGCGGACGCACGATCGTGTCCCGCACCGAGTCCAACAGCCCTTCCAGCACGATCGCCGACGCGGACGGCCACCACTTGTAGATCGTCGTGCGACTCACCTCGGCGCGTTTGGCGATGGCGTCGACCGTCGCCGCTCCGGGACCCCCGTCGAGCGCAAGGTCGGCCGCCGCGCGCACCACTTTCTCGCGGACGGCGGTGCTGCGGGGGCGACCGCGCCGGCTGACCATGTCGTCAGCTTATTGCCGCGGTTCGCCTGTTCCCGTAGACCACCGCGGCGAGGCAGACGACCGCGGCGCACCCGCCCACCACGAACATCGTCGGATAGGGCAGCCCATGGGCTCCCGACAGGAACGCCATGGCCGCCGGAACACCGAAGCCCAGATAGCAGAGGCTGTAGAACACGGCCGTCAGTCCCGCCAGATCGTCGGGACCCGCCATGAGCTGGACCTGCTGCAAACCGGCCAGCAGCGCGAGCCCGTAGCCGGCGCCCAGCACAGCCGCCGCCGGCAGAGCCACCCACACGGTCAGCACGGTGGCTGCCCAGGTGGCCATCGCCATTCCTGCGACCAGCAGCACCAGGGCCGCCACGACGCCGCCGATGCCGTCGCCGACGACTCGCCGGCCCGCGTGCTGCACCCCGAAACCGACCCCGAGCGCGACCAGGCACATCAATGCCGAGAACGCGACGGGCGCCTGTGTGACGTGCTCGGACATCAGCGCCGGGAGCACGGCGTAGGCCGTCGCTCCGGCGCCGAACACCCAAGGGGCGATGGGCATGACCACGGTCATGAACCGGCGTCTGGTAGCGGCGGGCACCGCGAGATCGCCCCACCACGCGCCTCCGGACCGGCTGCGGGTCCGGGTCTCCGGCGCGGTACCGAGCAGGACCGCGGCCGCGAGCGCCATCGCGATGTTGATCACGTAGGGCATCACCGCCGGCGCCGGCCCCCACTCGGCCAGGACGCCCGCCGCCGCCGCACCGAGGCCGAACCCCGCCGTGAGGCTCATCGCGGCGCGGCGCGCACCCGATCCGCCGTCCCCGAACGGCGGGCTCGACAGCTCCTTGAGCCAGCTGCCGCCGACCGCCATCGCCAGACCCAGCGCGAGACCGCTGAACACCCTGCCCACAGCCAGAACCGGGGCCGAGTGCGCGCCGAAAGCGAGGATCAGCGAGCCGACGGCCGCCAGCACCGGCGCCGGCATCATCAGCGGTCGCCGGCCCAGGCGATCCGACAGCGCACCGCCGACGAGCAGCGCAGGAACGATGCCCAGCACGTAGGCGAACAGCAGCAGATCGACGGTCAACGGGGAGAAGCCTGCGGTGTCGCGGTACATGACCAGCAGCGGGGTGAACTCGTTGCCGCCCCACGCGATGGCGAAGGTGGCCGCGGCGACCGCCTGCCAGGGCCGGGGCCGTCGGTCGCCGTCCGCGGTGGTCGGCGACGGGACCACTGCATTAGTGAACACAGTGTCCACTATATCCAGCGGATCGGCGCGGGCCACGCGGGTATCGACCGCGGGTCAGTGGGTACTCGGCACCGAGAGGGTCTTTGGTCACTTTTTTCGCAGGTGAACGCCCATCGGATTGCGTCCGCGCAGCGGAAAACTGTAACGTGTTCTAGTTAGAAGCCAACAACGGGAGGCCCGAGGTGAGCACCGAGTCAACTGCGGGAGCCGCGACAATTCGCGAGATCGACACCGGCACGCTGCCCGACCGGTTCGCGCGCGGCTGGCACTGCCTGGGACCGGTCAAGGATTTCCAGGACGGCAAGCCGCACGGCATCGAGATCTTCGGCACGATGCTGGTGGTCTTCGCCGACTCGAAAGGCGAGCTCAAGATCCTGGACGGTTACTGCCGGCACATGGGCGGCAATCTGGCCCAGGGGACCGTCAAGGGCGACGAGGTCGCCTGCCCGTTCCACGACTGGCGTTGGGGCGGGGACGGTAAGTGCAAGCTGGTGCCCTACGCCAAGCGCACGCCGCGCCTGGCCCGCACCCGCGCCTGGCACACCGACGTGCGCGGCGGCCTGTTGTTCGTCTGGCACGACCACGAAGGCAACCCGCCGCAGGAGGAGGTCCGCATCCCGGACATCCCAGAGTGGGCCAGCGGTGAGTGGACCGACTGGAAGTGGAACACGATGCTGATCGAGGGCAGCAACTGCCGCGAGATCATCGACAACGTCACCGACATGGCGCACTTCTTCTACATCCACTTCGGGTTGCCGACCTACTTCAAGAACGTCTTCGAGGGTCACGTCGCCAGCCAGTACCTGCACAACGTCGGTCGTCCCGACGTCAACGACATGGGCACCGCGTACGGGGACGCGTCGCTGGATTCCGAGGCCAGCTATTTCGGCCCGTCATTCATGATCAACTGGTTGCACAACCAGTACGGCGACTTCAAGGCCGAGTCGATCCTGATCAACTGCCACTACCCGGTGACCCAGGATTCGTTCGTGCTGCAGTGGGGTGTGATCGTCGAGAAGCCCAAGGGACTCGACGACAAGACCACCGAGAAGCTGGCCACCGCCTTCACCGACGGCGTCAGCAAGGGCTTCCTGCAGGACGTGGAGATCTGGAAGCACAAGACCCGCATCGACAATCCGCTGCTGGTCGAGGAGGACGGCGCGGTATACCAGATGCGACGCTGGTACCAGCAGTTCTACGTCGACGCTGCCGACGTCACCCCCGAGATGACCGACCGCTTCGAGATGGAGGTCGACACCACCATCGCCAACGAGAAGTGGCAGGTGGAGGTCGAGGAGAATCTGAAGGCCCGCAACGACGCCGCCGAGCAACCCACCGAGGTCTCCTGATCATGGCTGCCGAGCAGCAACCGCCCGACGTCGACCGGCTGGCCCGGTCCATGCTGTTGCTGCACGGCGGCCACGACGATGACCACGAGCACGGCCATGGTGGGCATGACGGTGACAGTGGTGGGTCATGGCGCAAGGCACCGGATTTCGCCTCTGACCCGGCGCGGGCGTCCGCGGTGGCCGAAAGCACCACGCGGGACCGCGAGCGCTACCTCAACTCCGGTCTCGCGGAGGTGGATTGCCGACACTGCCACGTCTCGGTCCGGGTGAAGAAGCTCGGGCCGGCGCACACGTCCGTGCAGTGGAGTTCGGCGGCCACGCAGCGCTGTGCCTACTTCACCGAGATCCGAGAGTCCGGCGGCGATCCCGCGCGCGAGCGGGCGTGTCCCCGGTTGTCGGACAGCATCCGGCATGCGGTCTCGGAAGGCTGCCTCGAAGAGTATTCCAGCGCCCCCTCCCCCGGCGACGGCTGACGTCAAAGCTCCCTGAAGCGTTCCTTGACCTGTCCCTCGGTCAACCCGTAGTCGGCCAGAGAGTAGGTGTGCTTCGGCGCACGGGGGCCCTGCTTGCTCGCCTCGTGACTGGCCTGCATGGCCCCTCGGGCTTCGTCGGTCATGTCGATACCGAAATGGCGATAGATCGCTTCGACCGTCGCCACCGGATCCGCGATCAGGTCGAAGTAGTCCATATCGTAGAACTGCCCCGGATCGTGCTGGGCGCGAACAGCGTTGAACCTCTCCAGACCGCGCGACCACGTCTCCAGCGAGTCCG is a window from the Mycolicibacterium poriferae genome containing:
- a CDS encoding acetoacetate decarboxylase family protein, which encodes MPVRVRTAHQHTAMFVVDADAAQAMIDYSGLQVCRFARNRAMVVLMLMRYEDTDLGAYYEYGTNVMVNPPGSSASGFSALQSAGAFVHHLPVDQSFTLEAGRTIWGYPKVMSEFTIRGADDPAGVRHGRSFGFDVTIDGQFAVGMDFRPGLPVPAALTGRKQVHSTYSYLDGVTRETPGEMVMTGVRYRPGGVTVRLGDHPYAAELASLGLPKRALMSSSAANVDMTFGDSRVF
- a CDS encoding LLM class F420-dependent oxidoreductase is translated as MKLGLQLGYWGAQPPTNHAELVSTAEEVGFDTVFTAEAWGSDAYTPLAWWGRETTRMRLGTSVIQLSARTPTACAMAALTLDHLSGGRHILGLGVSGPQVVEGWYGQKFPKPLARTREYIDIIRQVWAREAPVHSDGPHYPLPLTGEGTTGLGKNLKPITHPLRPDIPIMLGAEGPKNVALAAEIADGWLPIFYSPRIATMYNEWLDEGFARPGARHTRETFEICATAQVVVTDDRPAIMELMKPHLALYVGGMGAEGTNFHADVYRRMGYAEVVDEVTKLFRSDRKDEAAKVIPDELVDDSAIVGDLAYVQEQIKAWEASGVTMMVVGARSPEQIRDLAALV
- a CDS encoding Zn-ribbon domain-containing OB-fold protein yields the protein MTTSQSSPVQIDPHEPPLSAPLKLAFDYTRSVGPLLGQFFTALRERRIVGVRGSDGRVLVPPAEYDPVTYEALTEVVPVASVGTVVSWTWQSHPLEGQPLDRPFAWALIRLDGADTPMLHAVDADGPDAISTGARVHAHWVDEPAGAITDIAYFSLGDTAEEVPEPPQGLDPVTMLVVPSWIEIQHTASQPESAFLRALEQGKLLGARTGSDGKVYFPPKEANPATGQPLDQYIELADTGTVTTFAIINIPFAGQRIKPPYVAAYVLLDGADIPVLHLVADIEADQVRMGMRVQAVWKPREEWGLGIDNIEYFRPTGEPDADYDTYKHHL
- a CDS encoding thiolase domain-containing protein codes for the protein MSREVAVVGFSHAPHVRRTDGTTNGVEMLMPCFAEIYDDLGITKADIGFWCSGSSDYLAGRAFSFISAIDSIGAVPPINESHVEMDAAWALYEAYIKILTGEVDTALVYGFGKSSAGTLRRVLALQTDPYTVAPLWPDSVSMAGLQARMGLDAGTWTEEQMAQVALDAQAAGPRVDRLESGGTVEELLAQPFFADPLRRHDIAPITDGASAIVLAADDRARELRERPAWISGIEHRIETPVLGARELTTSPSTAASAAAATNGDASSIELAEIYAPFSHQQLILTEAIGLSDSTKINPSGGALAANPMFSAGLERIGFAARHVFAGEASRVLAHATSGPALQQNLVAVLEGR
- a CDS encoding thiolase domain-containing protein produces the protein MADGAKKNLAAVLGTGQTKYVAKRKDVSMNGLVREAIDKALADSECTMDDIDAVVVGKAPDFFEGVMMPELFMADATGATNKPLIRVHTAGSVGGSTAIVAASLVQSGKYRRVLTMAWEKQSESNAMWALSIPVPFTKPVGAGAGGYFAPHIRAYIRRSGAPTHIGAMVAVKDRLNGAKNPLAHLHQPDITLEKVLESPMLWDPIRYDETCPSSDGAAALVIGDEATADARVADGHPVAWIHATALRTEPLAYAGRDQVNPQASRDAAAALWKAAGITSPIDEIDVGEVYVPFSWYEPMWLESLGFAAEGEGWKLTEAGETAIGGRIPFNPSGGVLSSNPIGASGMIRFAESAIQVMNKAGDHQVPGAKKALGHAYGGGAQYYSMWVVGSEKPASSAS
- a CDS encoding TIGR03619 family F420-dependent LLM class oxidoreductase; the protein is MQYTCSVAMGPVDQLVEIARTAEEVGFDSIALPDSLFYMEKQAADYPYTPDGSRMWDENTPWVDPLIAAGAMGAVTSTLRFYTNVMKLGSRNPLLLARQVGSVANLTSNRFGFGVGIGWAPEEFEWCGVPYAKRGKRVDEMIEVIKLVLAGGMVEFHGQFYDFDRLQMSPAPSEPVPFYVGGHTEVALKRAARVGDGWTSAMMTGDQLAETIGKLNALRTEYGRADEPFEFQAVCIDKFGVDGHRELAEIGVTDNIVIPWVFDGLGFDAPIEKKKDSLKRFADTYIHSGWQDD
- a CDS encoding TetR/AcrR family transcriptional regulator, with translation MRSRGWAGVTPSSDEEAISRILDAVDDEVAQHGSGIRLADVARRLGVTRQTVYRYFPNADALLIASAMRAVNGFIDQVIERANGLNDPVAAIVESVSFGVENLAGDPQLEALLTRRTEGEAAISLTSDTAMAFCLSVFRRLDVDWALHGFHDDAALDELAEIILRTVQSLLVDPGQSRRNGIALRRFVTRWLGPAILYPRLTSLSR
- a CDS encoding cytochrome P450 is translated as MTAHSTAPNVFEAGLPTLDYSLAATPHDVVDDAREAQSRAPIAIGPLGPEILSYNMVREILRDHRFRLPPGITLAAQGITSGPLYDKMANSLLGLDGPPHVRLRKLVSKAFTPRATSRLDETIRAVVNTLIDRVEDAGRCDVVTDIARPYPTPVMCALLGAPREDWQLFADWTEEIFKALNFQPDVTFDEAAIMDAWRELDAYVDDMVAARRHNLTDDLLSELIRAESEGDRLDLDELRMLVAGFLMAGTDTTRNQLAASVQVLCEHPDQWQKLREHPELAMQAVEETMRHSPAACIAPRAAVEDVEFGGYLFPAGTFVLANTFAANRDPVIYDDADRFDISRKDVPAIMTFGGGAHYCLGANLARRELAEALVVLTRRLPVANRTGPAPWKSLLGMTGPTTLPIEFTSEQLVAADA
- a CDS encoding TetR/AcrR family transcriptional regulator — translated: MVSRRGRPRSTAVREKVVRAAADLALDGGPGAATVDAIAKRAEVSRTTIYKWWPSASAIVLEGLLDSVRDTIVRPPGSTTVQALEHHVGALFGLVADPAVGPLLRNVIAASASDPAIERALMDQWITPRRAAVAVTLRDAVAAGELPVHTDVEVAVDALVSPPYYRLMLGMAPLDDAGVAALVNTVWCGCRGAREGAGS
- a CDS encoding MFS transporter, producing MFTNAVVPSPTTADGDRRPRPWQAVAAATFAIAWGGNEFTPLLVMYRDTAGFSPLTVDLLLFAYVLGIVPALLVGGALSDRLGRRPLMMPAPVLAAVGSLILAFGAHSAPVLAVGRVFSGLALGLAMAVGGSWLKELSSPPFGDGGSGARRAAMSLTAGFGLGAAAAGVLAEWGPAPAVMPYVINIAMALAAAVLLGTAPETRTRSRSGGAWWGDLAVPAATRRRFMTVVMPIAPWVFGAGATAYAVLPALMSEHVTQAPVAFSALMCLVALGVGFGVQHAGRRVVGDGIGGVVAALVLLVAGMAMATWAATVLTVWVALPAAAVLGAGYGLALLAGLQQVQLMAGPDDLAGLTAVFYSLCYLGFGVPAAMAFLSGAHGLPYPTMFVVGGCAAVVCLAAVVYGNRRTAAIS